From one Gemmatimonadota bacterium genomic stretch:
- a CDS encoding YkvA family protein, translated as MAIPSMDQIKEMLGSAEMKARAESADTLAAIRSGFGPALERVKAQLGESWGDVRTIYDMAFDDTFEMKKEVKYAVVGALAYLVSPVDLLPERFLGALGLADDVAVLLWALKYAQPEIERYRAHRAASPAAGTGGGGGA; from the coding sequence ATGGCCATCCCATCGATGGATCAGATCAAGGAGATGCTCGGCAGCGCCGAGATGAAGGCGCGGGCCGAGAGCGCGGATACGCTGGCGGCCATCCGGAGCGGGTTCGGCCCCGCGCTCGAGCGCGTGAAGGCACAGCTCGGCGAGTCCTGGGGGGACGTGCGGACCATCTACGACATGGCCTTCGACGACACCTTCGAGATGAAGAAGGAGGTCAAGTACGCGGTCGTGGGTGCGCTCGCCTACCTGGTGAGCCCGGTGGACCTGCTGCCCGAGCGCTTCCTGGGCGCGCTGGGGCTGGCCGACGACGTGGCGGTGCTGCTCTGGGCGCTGAAGTACGCGCAGCCCGAGATCGAACGGTACCGGGCCCACCGGGCGGCTTCGCCGGCGGCGGGGACGGGCGGCGGCGGCGGCG